A genomic window from Leptolyngbya sp. BL0902 includes:
- a CDS encoding class I SAM-dependent methyltransferase, which yields MRRFPPATTQVNAMWDDRYNRPDYFYGKQPNDFVRQVCPQIPRGKILCLAEGEGRNAVYLAQQGYRVTAVDASEVGIAKAQRLAAEHGVPLQTLVADLAEFEIQPQSWDGIVSIFCHLPPPLRAQIHQRVVEGLRPGGVFVLEAYTPAQLTFKTGGPPTADLMMDWPTLQQELAGLTFKIGQELERDIHEGIGHRGRSAVVQVLAVKP from the coding sequence TTGAGGAGATTTCCCCCAGCCACCACCCAGGTCAACGCCATGTGGGACGACCGCTACAACCGACCGGACTACTTCTACGGCAAACAGCCCAACGACTTTGTGCGTCAGGTTTGCCCGCAAATCCCCAGGGGCAAAATCCTCTGTTTGGCCGAGGGCGAGGGGCGCAATGCAGTGTATCTGGCCCAGCAAGGCTATCGGGTCACTGCGGTGGATGCCTCGGAAGTCGGTATTGCCAAGGCCCAACGGCTGGCGGCAGAACATGGCGTCCCGCTGCAAACCCTCGTGGCCGACCTGGCGGAGTTTGAAATTCAGCCCCAAAGTTGGGACGGCATTGTTTCCATCTTTTGCCATCTGCCCCCGCCCCTACGCGCTCAGATACATCAACGAGTGGTAGAAGGGCTGCGGCCCGGTGGGGTATTCGTGCTAGAAGCCTACACCCCGGCCCAGCTCACCTTCAAAACCGGAGGGCCACCCACCGCCGACCTGATGATGGACTGGCCCACCCTTCAGCAAGAACTAGCGGGGCTGACCTTCAAAATTGGCCAAGAACTGGAGCGGGACATCCACGAAGGCATTGGCCACCGGGGCCGTAGTGCGGTGGTACAGGTCTTGGCGGTGAAGCCCTAG
- the rpiA gene encoding ribose-5-phosphate isomerase RpiA yields the protein MAAEMDPVKLMKQEVGRQAAARVQSNTVVGLGTGSTTAFAIQFIGERLAKGEISNIKGVPTSFQASVLAKQYGIPLTTLDEIDGIDIAIDGADEVDPTMNLVKGGGAAHTREKIVDGLAKEFIVVVDSSKLVDKLGTTFALPVEVLPLAVTPVSKALEALGGKPELRMGIKKDGPVITDQGNMILDVKFTAIDDPAGLEKTINNIPGVLDNGLFVGLATEVLIGEVKDGQASVRKL from the coding sequence ATGGCAGCAGAAATGGATCCTGTGAAGTTGATGAAGCAGGAAGTGGGACGGCAGGCGGCGGCGCGGGTGCAGTCCAATACTGTGGTGGGTCTGGGTACGGGGTCTACCACGGCCTTTGCGATTCAGTTCATTGGCGAGCGGCTGGCCAAGGGCGAAATCAGCAATATTAAAGGGGTGCCCACCTCCTTCCAGGCGTCGGTGCTGGCCAAGCAGTACGGCATTCCCCTCACCACCCTGGACGAAATCGACGGCATCGACATCGCCATTGATGGGGCTGACGAAGTAGACCCGACCATGAACCTGGTGAAGGGCGGCGGCGCAGCTCACACCCGCGAAAAGATTGTGGATGGGCTGGCTAAGGAATTCATCGTGGTGGTGGATAGCTCCAAACTGGTGGACAAACTCGGCACCACCTTTGCTCTGCCCGTGGAGGTGCTGCCCCTGGCCGTTACCCCCGTCAGCAAAGCCCTAGAAGCCCTCGGCGGCAAACCCGAACTGCGGATGGGCATCAAAAAAGATGGCCCCGTCATCACCGACCAGGGCAACATGATTTTGGATGTCAAGTTCACCGCCATCGACGACCCCGCTGGCCTGGAAAAAACCATCAACAACATCCCTGGCGTGTTGGATAACGGCCTGTTCGTCGGCCTCGCCACCGAAGTTCTCATCGGCGAAGTGAAAGACGGCCAAGCCAGCGTCCGCAAGCTGTAG
- a CDS encoding alpha/beta fold hydrolase: MTKSVTESVFLGARPGALAEAGHQRIWHWRGWRVRYWFHPGPSGDSEGSLDAKRCAKAPILLIHGFGANLNQWRHNLPVLSAVAPVYAIDLLGFGDAEKAAANYGATLWAEQGADFIQQVIGQPVNLVGHSLGALVALTMARRHPDWVRQLLMVTVPTPASREDLVADWVADLARTVESLVASPLLLRPLFRVVRRRKFLERALRGIYIHPEKVDEELIDTFALPPQQRGAARTLCYLVNARSDPGFSPSVKGMLANLTQPTLILWGQQDRVIPSRLADGLADLSPQIQLQFLPDVGHCLYDEDPDTFNQVVTQWAT; this comes from the coding sequence ATGACGAAATCGGTAACGGAATCAGTATTTTTAGGAGCGCGTCCGGGGGCGTTGGCGGAGGCGGGCCATCAGCGGATTTGGCATTGGCGGGGCTGGCGGGTGCGCTATTGGTTTCATCCTGGCCCGTCGGGGGACTCAGAGGGTTCGTTAGATGCGAAGCGTTGCGCCAAGGCACCGATTTTGTTGATTCATGGCTTTGGGGCGAACCTCAACCAGTGGCGACATAACCTGCCCGTGTTGAGTGCGGTGGCTCCGGTCTATGCTATTGACCTACTGGGTTTTGGCGATGCCGAAAAGGCGGCGGCAAACTACGGGGCAACCCTGTGGGCCGAGCAGGGGGCGGATTTCATCCAACAGGTGATCGGCCAGCCCGTCAACTTGGTGGGGCATTCTCTGGGGGCGTTGGTGGCGTTGACGATGGCTCGCCGTCACCCTGATTGGGTACGGCAGTTGTTGATGGTTACGGTGCCCACCCCGGCCTCCCGTGAAGATTTGGTGGCGGACTGGGTGGCGGATTTGGCCCGCACGGTGGAGAGCCTGGTGGCGTCCCCGTTATTGCTGCGCCCCCTGTTCCGGGTGGTGCGGCGACGGAAATTTTTAGAACGGGCCTTGCGCGGCATTTACATCCACCCAGAAAAGGTAGACGAGGAACTGATCGACACCTTTGCCCTGCCGCCCCAACAGCGGGGCGCGGCCCGTACCCTGTGCTATTTGGTGAATGCCCGCAGCGACCCTGGCTTTAGCCCCTCGGTGAAGGGCATGCTGGCTAACCTCACCCAGCCCACGCTGATTTTGTGGGGTCAGCAGGATCGGGTGATTCCTTCCCGGTTGGCGGACGGTTTAGCGGATCTCAGCCCTCAAATTCAGCTTCAGTTTTTGCCCGATGTGGGTCACTGTCTCTACGACGAAGATCCCGACACGTTTAACCAGGTGGTGACGCAGTGGGCCACCTAG
- a CDS encoding alpha/beta hydrolase — protein MKPLLTLALTLAALPVMAASAWAAEEVLLTYRGFGRTVPISELETLAETGEAPGTLGGLLRQVGQNPQELQQVITRPIAVDGLTLDRVLNSFVGEWMLDQVGVAIRPPAGDAGRQALRSALVLSALDDNEITLLEVLQNYPTQTVVVDGVQIQAAYNRLATFLRPLSRILR, from the coding sequence ATGAAACCCCTGCTCACCCTTGCGCTAACCCTAGCCGCCCTACCCGTGATGGCGGCTTCGGCCTGGGCCGCTGAAGAAGTGCTGCTCACCTATCGGGGTTTTGGCCGCACGGTGCCTATCTCAGAATTAGAAACCCTGGCCGAAACCGGGGAAGCTCCCGGCACTCTGGGAGGGCTGCTCCGACAAGTCGGGCAAAATCCCCAGGAATTGCAGCAGGTGATCACCCGCCCCATTGCTGTGGATGGGTTGACGCTGGATCGGGTGCTCAACAGCTTTGTGGGGGAGTGGATGCTGGATCAGGTAGGAGTGGCCATTCGCCCCCCGGCTGGAGACGCTGGGCGGCAAGCACTGCGTTCGGCCCTGGTGCTGTCGGCCTTGGATGACAACGAAATCACCCTGCTGGAGGTGCTCCAAAACTATCCCACCCAAACCGTTGTGGTGGATGGGGTGCAAATCCAAGCCGCCTACAATCGCCTCGCCACTTTCCTACGGCCCCTCTCCCGCATCCTGCGCTAG
- a CDS encoding saccharopine dehydrogenase family protein, whose amino-acid sequence MTAQRVLIIGAGGVGNVVAHKCIQNEAVFSEVLLATRTKAKADAIAARINSPRLSTAQVDADNVAETVELIRAFKPAILINVALPYQDLHLMDACLEAGVHYLDTANYEPPDVAKFEYSWQWAYQDRFKERGLTAVLGCGFDPGVTGVFTAYAAKHHFDEMHTLDIVDCNAGDHGKAFATNFNPEINIREITQRGRYWENGQWHETDPLSVHRPVNYPDVGPRESYLLFHEELESLVKNFPSLRRARFWMTFSENYLTHLRVLENVGMTRIDPVLYEGQEIVPLQFLKAVLPEPASLGEGYSGQTSIGCQIRGLKDGQERTYFIYNNCHHAACYQETGAQGVSYTTGVPAMLGAAMVLTGKWSGAGVWNVEQFDPDPFLAQLGEFGLPWVEQVGYPIEFEAA is encoded by the coding sequence ATGACGGCACAGCGCGTTTTAATTATTGGGGCAGGCGGCGTGGGCAATGTGGTGGCCCACAAATGTATACAGAATGAGGCGGTGTTCTCGGAGGTGCTATTGGCCACCCGCACCAAGGCCAAGGCTGACGCCATTGCCGCCCGGATTAACTCGCCCCGCCTGTCTACCGCCCAGGTGGATGCCGACAACGTGGCCGAAACCGTTGAGCTGATTCGCGCCTTTAAGCCCGCCATTTTGATTAACGTGGCCCTGCCCTACCAAGATTTGCACCTGATGGATGCCTGCCTAGAGGCGGGCGTTCACTACCTCGACACCGCCAACTACGAACCCCCCGACGTGGCCAAGTTTGAATATAGCTGGCAGTGGGCCTACCAAGACCGCTTCAAGGAGCGGGGCCTCACCGCTGTGCTGGGCTGCGGGTTTGATCCGGGGGTAACGGGCGTGTTCACCGCCTACGCCGCCAAGCACCACTTCGACGAAATGCACACCCTCGACATTGTGGACTGCAACGCAGGCGACCACGGCAAAGCCTTTGCCACCAACTTCAACCCCGAAATCAACATTCGCGAAATCACCCAGCGGGGCCGCTACTGGGAAAATGGCCAGTGGCACGAAACCGATCCCCTCTCGGTGCATCGCCCGGTCAACTATCCCGACGTTGGCCCCCGCGAATCCTACCTGCTCTTCCACGAAGAACTGGAATCGCTGGTCAAAAACTTCCCCAGCCTGCGCCGCGCCCGGTTTTGGATGACCTTCTCCGAAAATTACCTCACCCACCTGCGGGTGCTAGAAAACGTCGGCATGACCCGGATTGATCCCGTCCTCTACGAAGGCCAAGAAATCGTGCCGCTCCAGTTCCTCAAGGCCGTGTTGCCCGAACCTGCTTCATTGGGCGAAGGCTATTCGGGCCAAACCTCCATCGGTTGTCAAATTCGCGGCCTCAAGGACGGCCAAGAGCGCACCTATTTCATCTACAACAACTGCCACCACGCCGCTTGCTACCAAGAAACCGGAGCCCAGGGCGTGTCCTACACCACGGGCGTTCCGGCCATGCTGGGAGCGGCCATGGTGCTCACCGGAAAGTGGAGTGGTGCCGGGGTGTGGAATGTGGAGCAGTTCGATCCCGATCCCTTCCTGGCCCAGCTTGGCGAATTTGGCCTACCCTGGGTAGAACAGGTGGGATATCCCATCGAGTTTGAGGCCGCTTAG
- a CDS encoding metallophosphoesterase family protein — translation MPRQLIIGDIHGHYGGLQVLWRLIAPTAADQVYFVGDLIDRGPRSAEVVEFVRHHAAGCVRGNHEQLLIDAMGSGEEDGTRLSALEGWLYSGGQATLNSYEAHPHLLEEHLDWIRKLPSYLDLGNLWLVHAGVNPALPLSQQTPHDMCWIREVFHRSPQPYFPNKLIITGHTITFTFPSIAPGQVVEGKGWLDIDTGVYHPRSGWLTALDWDNQMVYQVNVFTTQQRVRPYAEAVTYLDPSLVRSRSRGLPGRLSRISH, via the coding sequence ATGCCCCGACAACTCATTATTGGCGATATTCACGGCCACTACGGCGGTCTGCAAGTTCTATGGCGGTTAATTGCGCCCACCGCCGCCGACCAGGTTTATTTTGTTGGCGATTTAATTGACCGGGGGCCGCGCAGTGCAGAGGTCGTGGAGTTTGTGCGGCACCACGCCGCTGGATGTGTGCGAGGCAACCACGAACAGCTCCTCATAGACGCCATGGGTAGCGGTGAGGAGGACGGCACCCGACTCTCCGCCCTAGAGGGCTGGCTTTACAGTGGCGGTCAAGCTACCCTCAACAGCTACGAAGCCCACCCCCACCTGCTGGAGGAGCACCTCGACTGGATCCGTAAGCTGCCCTCCTACCTGGACTTGGGCAATCTCTGGCTCGTCCATGCCGGGGTTAATCCGGCCCTTCCCCTCAGCCAGCAAACCCCCCACGATATGTGTTGGATTCGAGAGGTTTTCCATCGCAGTCCGCAGCCCTACTTTCCCAATAAGCTCATCATCACCGGGCACACTATCACGTTCACCTTTCCCTCCATTGCACCGGGGCAGGTGGTGGAAGGTAAGGGGTGGCTAGACATTGACACAGGCGTTTACCATCCCCGCAGTGGTTGGCTGACGGCCCTCGATTGGGACAACCAAATGGTCTATCAGGTCAATGTGTTCACCACCCAGCAGCGGGTGCGTCCCTACGCAGAAGCCGTCACCTACCTAGATCCATCCCTAGTGCGATCTCGGTCGAGGGGGCTGCCGGGTCGGCTCTCCCGCATCTCCCACTGA
- a CDS encoding DUF3769 domain-containing protein, with translation MPLPLIPLDLPPMAGSQATDPPALVSTMWVDQSVEEYALGIDDAIAESLEVSPSESERPESGSPEPDDPEPGRPESDSPEPENPEFGSPEPENPESDSPEPENPEFGSSEPGNPESDSPESDSPESGDGLDDPEAEDSDRPLPADIPFVRILADQQALDVPRQVVTANGNVLVQFGADQIAAERIWINLNNRYLRAEGDVFLSRNRQVVEGDTATYNLLQGAGSLTQARGSLEIATLADDFSTAFPNDLSTDSANPIEDRIQGQGSISQVTSPGGISFSLNPATTMFGAERPGTGRIRFEASQLSFDADGWYGENLRLTNDPFSPPELELRGNRVSFAPRSDNEDELCIENPRLVFDQRLSLPLVRPCYQFQNGELPANFLNPLLINLGYDNRDRDGLFIDREFPALEVGRFQVSVAPQFYLSRWLGESGGNLLDPANVGLVTRARGNLGPRTTALGLVSLSGLDLDNFTSRVRANLRVQQLVGTHRLSAEYTYRDRLFNGSLGFQNVQSSMGLLLESPVIPLGDTGFNLSYQLSGQYVTANTDRQDLLGPGTAVGLTSLFRAQGAVDLSRRFLLWQGQAKPSTATEGLRFSPRPLVPSLALTAGLRGVATYYSSNNAQESLDARVRLLGQVGHLSRNYFDYTQFNLGFAQGFIGGDDSPFLFDRQVDRSILSGGIVQQIYGPILMGFQTAFNLSTGREIDTSFSLEYRRRTYGLTLRYSPTRETGFLGFRLSQFDWVGQTDPFDSTTPTADPQVQ, from the coding sequence ATGCCCCTACCCCTGATTCCGTTGGATTTGCCTCCCATGGCTGGATCCCAGGCCACAGATCCCCCGGCCCTTGTCTCAACGATGTGGGTAGATCAATCCGTTGAGGAGTATGCCCTAGGGATAGACGATGCTATCGCCGAGAGCCTTGAGGTGAGCCCATCTGAATCTGAACGGCCTGAGTCCGGTAGCCCTGAACCGGATGATCCTGAACCTGGCCGTCCTGAGTCCGATAGTCCTGAGCCTGAGAATCCTGAGTTCGGTAGTCCTGAACCTGAGAATCCTGAGTCCGATAGTCCTGAGCCTGAGAATCCTGAGTTCGGTAGTTCTGAACCTGGGAATCCTGAGTCTGATAGTCCTGAGTCTGATAGTCCTGAGTCTGGTGATGGTTTAGATGATCCAGAGGCAGAAGATTCTGATCGGCCACTGCCAGCAGATATCCCTTTCGTCCGTATTTTGGCGGATCAGCAGGCCCTCGATGTGCCGCGCCAGGTGGTAACAGCTAATGGCAATGTGCTGGTGCAGTTTGGGGCCGATCAAATTGCGGCGGAACGAATTTGGATCAACCTCAATAACCGCTACCTGCGAGCGGAGGGGGATGTTTTTTTAAGCCGCAACCGCCAGGTGGTTGAGGGAGATACCGCCACCTACAATTTGCTGCAAGGGGCTGGAAGCCTGACCCAAGCGCGAGGTTCCCTCGAAATTGCGACCCTGGCCGACGACTTCTCAACTGCCTTTCCCAACGATCTATCCACTGACTCAGCGAATCCCATAGAAGATCGGATACAGGGGCAGGGGTCAATTTCCCAAGTCACCAGCCCAGGTGGGATTTCCTTTTCCCTCAATCCGGCAACAACGATGTTTGGGGCCGAGCGCCCTGGCACCGGGCGAATCCGCTTTGAAGCCAGCCAGCTTTCCTTTGATGCCGATGGCTGGTACGGCGAAAACCTCCGTCTCACCAATGATCCCTTTTCGCCCCCAGAACTGGAACTGCGCGGCAATCGGGTCAGCTTTGCCCCCCGCTCCGACAATGAAGACGAGCTGTGCATTGAGAACCCTAGGCTCGTCTTTGACCAACGGCTTAGCCTGCCCCTGGTGCGCCCCTGCTACCAGTTCCAGAATGGCGAATTGCCCGCTAATTTCCTCAATCCCCTGTTGATTAACCTGGGCTACGACAACCGAGATCGAGATGGTCTGTTTATAGATCGAGAGTTCCCCGCCCTGGAGGTAGGGAGATTTCAGGTGTCGGTTGCGCCTCAGTTCTACCTTTCTCGCTGGCTAGGCGAGTCGGGTGGCAATCTGCTAGACCCAGCCAATGTGGGGCTAGTCACTAGGGCTAGGGGCAATCTGGGGCCACGCACCACGGCCTTGGGTTTGGTTAGCCTGTCAGGACTAGACCTGGATAACTTTACTAGCCGCGTTCGGGCCAACCTGCGGGTACAGCAGTTGGTGGGCACCCATCGGCTAAGTGCCGAATATACCTACCGGGATCGGCTGTTTAATGGATCCTTGGGCTTTCAGAACGTGCAGTCTAGCATGGGGCTGCTGCTCGAATCTCCGGTCATCCCCTTGGGAGATACGGGCTTCAATCTGAGCTACCAACTTTCGGGGCAGTATGTCACCGCCAATACCGACCGCCAAGACTTGCTCGGCCCCGGTACCGCTGTGGGGCTTACCAGCCTGTTCCGTGCCCAGGGTGCGGTGGATCTCAGTCGCCGCTTTCTTCTGTGGCAAGGCCAAGCCAAACCCAGTACCGCCACCGAGGGATTGCGCTTTTCCCCACGCCCCCTCGTCCCCTCCCTCGCCCTAACCGCTGGGCTGAGGGGCGTTGCTACCTACTACAGCAGCAACAATGCCCAGGAGTCTTTAGACGCCAGGGTGCGGCTGCTGGGGCAAGTGGGCCACCTGTCGCGCAACTATTTCGACTACACCCAATTCAATCTGGGCTTTGCCCAAGGCTTCATTGGCGGCGATGACTCACCCTTTCTCTTTGACCGCCAGGTAGACCGCAGCATTCTGTCGGGGGGCATTGTCCAGCAGATCTATGGGCCGATTCTTATGGGGTTTCAAACTGCCTTCAACCTCAGCACAGGCCGAGAAATTGACACCAGCTTCAGCTTAGAATATCGGCGGCGCACCTACGGTTTGACCCTTCGATACAGCCCCACTCGCGAAACCGGATTCCTAGGTTTCCGCCTCAGCCAGTTTGATTGGGTGGGGCAGACCGATCCCTTCGACAGCACCACCCCTACTGCCGATCCCCAGGTTCAGTAG
- a CDS encoding photosystem II reaction center protein I gives MLTLKIVVYLVVTFFVALFVFGFLSGDPSRNPGRQDLE, from the coding sequence ATGCTGACTCTAAAAATTGTGGTTTACCTGGTTGTCACCTTCTTCGTGGCGCTGTTTGTATTTGGCTTCCTCAGCGGCGACCCCTCCCGCAACCCCGGTCGCCAAGACCTTGAGTAA
- a CDS encoding alpha-mannosidase — MSLSHDSSATPSQIDRTVEKLRGLSQQTVQATWHVRRGGVSSPTDTEGKPAELGMGRMEWLPGEVNGRGHIAWERGRRGLELSQRFTWPENLGGYPLAGLSAKLALRWWAELAEIYVNGKLAHTGDIFDCWTRVDLTAAVNPGESVEVTLKLLSPGHDEGALVKSELMFESQDEANPEPAFVADELAVLTTYLKQFAPEKLGILEDALANIAWDQVGDAPQFHQSLNQMREALSPFTPWLKQRTVHCVGHAHLDLAWLWPVAETWDAAQRTFESVLKLQKDFPELTFTHSTPALFAWIEEHRPDLFAEMQTQVQAGRWAIDAGLWVEPDLNLPGGEALVRQILYGQRYCAEKFGTVSALAWLPDTFGFSWQLPQLLTQGGVRYFATQKLRWNDSNPFPHDLFVWQGLDGTPITAVTLPPIGTDIEAPEIAQYAAQWEANTGFQDALWLPGVGDHGGGPTRDMLLKTRRWAKSPLFPTLTFGHAQPLLDSLLTTSTDVTPPSSPLPIPPSPTLPTWNDELYLELHRGCYTTHGDQKQYNRRCEDILFQAELWSTIAHILTKCPYPKAELETAWKQVLFNQFHDILPGSSIPEVFADANETWQAALETGQRILAKGLETIAQAITLPTAPDAQALPVVLFNPLNWERDEVAKIPLPSAWADHQHWQALDSTGQELLTQWSGPQSLSLSLLQAAKEAGAAKLALLAPLSSPEEGLGVRAKVLVTVSRIPSVGYRVIWLKPITADLPSPHSPLPTPSNWILENLHLRATLDAKTGEIASLIHKATGTETFSATGNQLQAFKDAGQYWDAWNIAPDYQDHPLDGFCLELMQWAENGPCRQVIRVVKTFNQSTFVQDYVLDATSPHLMIRTTVDWQETQVLVKAAFPLTVSADQATYEIPFGAIQRSTHPQRPEERAKWEVPALRWADMSQRDEAGQSRGVSILTDYKHGFDATPNQLRLTLLKAPLWPDPTADRGQQTFTYAIYPHAGSWQESKTVRQARNLNMPVLPWFPPQDVAMDNRPCQPLAETQNCAGAENCPETGSFLHVGETTWVLSALKVAEDQNHQVILRGYESAGIAAQFSLAGILADLPMATTNLLEQPINGAPTPDQPEPIAVRPWQVISLILAQPSPSPLPN, encoded by the coding sequence ATGTCCCTCTCTCACGATTCTTCAGCTACCCCATCCCAGATTGACCGCACTGTGGAGAAGCTCCGTGGCCTCAGCCAGCAGACGGTACAAGCGACCTGGCATGTCCGCAGGGGCGGGGTTTCCTCTCCCACGGACACCGAGGGTAAACCAGCCGAACTTGGCATGGGCAGGATGGAATGGTTGCCGGGGGAGGTGAATGGACGGGGGCATATTGCCTGGGAGCGAGGGCGGCGGGGGTTGGAGCTGTCTCAGCGGTTTACCTGGCCAGAGAATTTGGGCGGCTATCCGCTGGCGGGCTTGTCGGCCAAACTGGCGCTGCGGTGGTGGGCGGAGCTGGCGGAAATCTACGTTAATGGCAAACTGGCCCACACGGGAGATATTTTTGACTGCTGGACAAGGGTGGATCTGACGGCAGCGGTAAACCCCGGCGAATCGGTGGAGGTGACGCTGAAACTCCTTAGCCCTGGCCATGATGAGGGGGCGTTGGTGAAGTCGGAACTGATGTTTGAATCCCAGGATGAAGCCAACCCAGAGCCCGCCTTTGTGGCCGACGAATTGGCGGTACTGACGACCTATCTAAAACAGTTCGCGCCGGAAAAACTGGGCATTCTGGAAGATGCTCTGGCGAACATTGCTTGGGATCAGGTCGGTGATGCGCCTCAATTTCACCAGTCCCTCAACCAAATGCGGGAGGCGCTGAGCCCGTTCACCCCCTGGCTGAAGCAGCGCACGGTGCATTGTGTGGGCCACGCTCACCTCGATCTGGCTTGGCTGTGGCCTGTGGCCGAAACCTGGGACGCCGCCCAGCGCACCTTCGAGTCTGTCCTCAAATTACAAAAAGACTTTCCCGAACTGACGTTTACCCATTCCACCCCGGCCCTGTTTGCGTGGATTGAGGAACACCGTCCCGACCTGTTTGCCGAGATGCAGACTCAGGTGCAGGCCGGACGCTGGGCCATTGATGCGGGGCTGTGGGTAGAGCCCGATTTGAACCTTCCCGGTGGGGAAGCCCTAGTGCGGCAAATTCTCTACGGCCAGCGCTACTGTGCCGAAAAATTTGGCACCGTCAGCGCCCTGGCTTGGCTACCCGATACCTTTGGCTTTTCCTGGCAGTTGCCGCAATTACTGACCCAGGGCGGCGTCCGCTACTTTGCCACCCAAAAACTACGCTGGAATGACAGCAACCCCTTTCCCCACGATCTCTTTGTTTGGCAGGGGCTAGACGGTACTCCCATCACCGCCGTTACCCTGCCCCCCATTGGCACGGATATCGAGGCCCCAGAAATTGCCCAATACGCCGCCCAATGGGAGGCCAATACCGGGTTTCAGGATGCCCTCTGGCTCCCTGGCGTGGGCGATCATGGCGGTGGCCCCACCCGCGATATGCTGCTCAAAACCCGCCGCTGGGCCAAATCCCCCCTCTTTCCCACCCTCACCTTCGGCCACGCCCAACCGCTGCTAGATTCCTTGCTCACCACTTCCACAGACGTAACTCCCCCATCCTCCCCTCTCCCCATCCCCCCATCCCCCACGCTCCCCACCTGGAACGACGAACTCTACCTCGAACTTCACCGGGGCTGCTACACCACCCACGGCGACCAAAAACAGTACAACCGCCGCTGCGAAGACATTCTTTTTCAGGCAGAACTGTGGAGCACCATCGCCCACATCCTGACGAAATGCCCTTATCCCAAAGCCGAGCTAGAAACGGCCTGGAAACAGGTACTTTTCAATCAATTTCACGATATTTTGCCTGGATCTTCCATTCCCGAAGTATTTGCCGATGCCAACGAAACTTGGCAAGCTGCGTTGGAAACAGGACAGCGGATTCTCGCGAAGGGGTTGGAAACCATTGCCCAAGCCATCACCCTACCGACCGCCCCCGATGCCCAAGCCCTTCCCGTCGTGCTGTTCAACCCCCTCAACTGGGAACGGGACGAGGTGGCCAAGATTCCTTTACCAAGCGCATGGGCAGATCACCAACACTGGCAAGCCCTAGACAGCACGGGGCAGGAACTTCTGACGCAGTGGAGCGGCCCTCAGTCCCTCAGTCTTTCTCTCCTCCAGGCAGCAAAAGAGGCAGGGGCAGCCAAGCTAGCCCTGCTAGCTCCCCTCTCTTCCCCGGAAGAGGGGTTGGGAGTGAGGGCCAAAGTCTTAGTGACGGTCTCCAGGATTCCCTCCGTTGGCTATCGGGTCATTTGGTTAAAACCTATCACCGCCGACCTCCCATCTCCCCACTCCCCACTCCCCACTCCCTCAAATTGGATTCTTGAAAACCTGCACCTCCGCGCCACCCTGGATGCCAAAACCGGAGAAATCGCCAGCCTGATTCACAAAGCCACAGGCACAGAAACCTTCAGCGCGACCGGGAATCAGCTTCAGGCATTTAAGGATGCCGGACAGTATTGGGACGCCTGGAACATTGCCCCAGATTATCAAGATCATCCCCTCGATGGGTTCTGCCTGGAATTGATGCAGTGGGCGGAGAACGGCCCCTGTCGGCAGGTAATTCGAGTGGTGAAAACCTTTAATCAGTCCACCTTTGTCCAGGACTACGTTTTGGATGCCACCTCGCCCCACCTCATGATTCGGACGACCGTGGATTGGCAGGAAACCCAGGTGTTGGTGAAGGCAGCATTTCCGTTGACGGTATCGGCAGATCAGGCCACCTACGAAATTCCCTTTGGGGCCATCCAGCGCTCAACCCATCCCCAAAGGCCGGAGGAACGGGCGAAGTGGGAAGTCCCGGCCCTGCGCTGGGCGGATATGAGTCAACGGGATGAAGCGGGGCAGAGTCGAGGCGTGAGCATCCTTACGGACTATAAGCACGGCTTTGATGCCACCCCCAATCAACTCCGGCTGACCTTACTAAAAGCGCCCCTCTGGCCCGACCCCACCGCCGACCGAGGGCAGCAGACCTTTACCTACGCCATCTATCCCCATGCCGGAAGCTGGCAGGAATCCAAGACCGTGCGGCAGGCGCGTAATCTGAATATGCCCGTGCTGCCATGGTTTCCGCCTCAAGATGTGGCGATGGACAATCGGCCATGCCAACCATTGGCTGAGACACAAAACTGTGCTGGTGCCGAAAACTGCCCTGAAACGGGAAGCTTTTTGCACGTCGGGGAGACCACCTGGGTACTGTCGGCCTTGAAGGTCGCGGAGGATCAGAACCATCAGGTCATCCTGCGCGGCTACGAAAGCGCTGGAATCGCCGCCCAGTTTTCCCTAGCTGGAATTTTGGCAGATCTGCCGATGGCAACCACGAACCTGCTAGAGCAGCCGATCAACGGTGCCCCAACGCCTGATCAGCCTGAACCCATCGCGGTGAGGCCATGGCAGGTGATCAGCCTGATCTTGGCGCAACCGTCTCCATCGCCCCTGCCCAATTAG